A window of the Ipomoea triloba cultivar NCNSP0323 chromosome 14, ASM357664v1 genome harbors these coding sequences:
- the LOC116003577 gene encoding transcription factor bHLH130-like: MDQTRCQQQQMTSCLTRFRSAPSSYFDTILNAAPTPPPAKTGGGGYARDDMLSGGGSGPNIQQAFARLIATMGGARDASSCSSGGASDAKPPLVPPPPKQEPEARRQEMKYSSESQGFCAGDNSYGLMSPVNPGCFAPVKMNTGVSSSNLTRYNTSPAGFFDQFNIKNGSNANAAEASFASPNAFKNRRVGVDLSPRHPPSSSSRQMASISETAVKEEACSGDGIGFNEDETMDESYLSSFPIPSWDDSDLLSDDFLKVTDEKPSLNAKAPDFKNTEGRIRPPARLSHHRSLPKSSAELSSILQDSVPCRVRAKRGCATHPRSIAERVRRTRISDRMRKLQELVPNMDKQTNTADMLDLAVDYIKDLEQKVKRLADNRAKCRCSNK; this comes from the exons ATGGATCAGACTCGGTGTCAGCAGCAACAGATGACTTCTTGTTTAACGCGGTTTCGATCCGCGCCAAGTTCATATTTCGACACCATTTTGAACGCCGCTCCTACGCCGCCTCCGGCCAAAACCGGCGGCGGCGGTTATGCGAGGGATGATATGCTAAGCGGCGGCGGTTCAGGCCCCAACATACAGCAAGCTTTTGCGCGATTAATAGCCACTATGGGGGGTGCTCGGGACGCGAGTTCTTGTAGCTCCGGTGGCGCGTCGGATGCGAAACCGCCGCTTGTGCCGCCGCCGCCGAAGCAAGAACCCGAAGCTCGACGGCAAGAGATGAAGTATTCAAGTGAGTCTCAGGGTTTTTGTGCAGGGGATAATTCGTATGGATTGATGAGCCCGGTGAATCCGGGTTGTTTTGCCCCTGTAAAGATGAACACTGGTGTTTCCAGCTCAAATCTCACTCGTTATAACACCTCCCCTGCTGGTTTCTTTGAtcaattcaatataaaaaatg GTAGTAATGCTAATGCTGCAGAAGCATCATTTGCATCTCCAAACGCGTTTAAGAATCGCCGCGTGGGTGTGGATTTGTCACCCAGACATCCCCCTTCCTCCTCTTCGCGGCAAATGGCTTCTATATCTGAAACGGCGGTGAAGGAAGAAGCCTGTTCGGGGGATGGCATCGGCTTCAATGAAGATGAGACGATGGATGAAAGTTACTTGTCAAGTTTCCCTATACCTTCTTGGGATGATTCAGATCTCTTGTCTGATGACTTCCTAAAAGTAACAGATGAAAAGCCAAGTTTGAATGCCAAAGCACCagattttaag AACACAGAAGGTCGAATTCGCCCTCCTGCCCGTTTATCTCATCACCGCAGTTTACCCAAAAGCTCTGCAGAGTTATCATCCATTTTGCAGGATTCTGTGCCTTGCAGGGTCCGGGCAAAGAGAGGTTGCGCTACTCACCCACGCAGCATTGCCGAGAGG GTTAGAAGAACTCGAATAAGCGACAGAATGAGGAAGCTGCAAGAGCTTGTCCCGAACATGGACAAG CAAACAAACACAGCAGATATGTTGGACCTAGCAGTAGATTACATCAAAGATCTAGAGCAGAAAGTGAAG AGGTTAGCTGATAATCGTGCCAAGTGTAGATGCTCAAACAAGTAG